AAGGAATACGAAAAATTCTGCAGGTAAAAAATTATAACTGATAATGTATGTGTTATtgaggaaaattaaaaaaacaatgtgCAAAATACATGCTTATATATTCAGTCCCCGAATCTATGATATTATTACCTCTATACACAGTACCAATTCAATGATGATATTCCAACTATATCCAGTACCCGATTCAATGGTTTTGTTCCCACTATATTCAGTACCCGATTCAATGATAAAATTTCCACTATATGCATAACCAAATTCAATGATTATTTTTCCACTATCTTCAGTACCTAGTTCAATGATAATATTTCCACTGTATTCAGTACCTTATTCAATGATAATATTCCCACTGTATTCCGTACTCGATTCAATGATAATATTCCCACTATATCAGTACCCGATTTAATGGTTATGTTCCCACTATATTTAGTACCCGATTCAATGATTATATTTCGACTATATGCATTACATAAATTCAATGATTATATTTCGACTATATGCATTACATAAATTCAATGATTATTTTTCCCACTATATTCAGTACCCGATTCAATGATGATATTCCCAATATATTCTGTACCTGATTCAATGATGATATTCCCATTATATTCAGTAGCAGATTCAATGATGATATTCCCACTATATTCAGTACCCGATTCAATGATAATATTCCCACTGTATTCAGTACCCGATTCAATGATAATAATCCCATTATATTCAGTACCTGATTCAATGATTAAATTCCCACTGTATTTAGTACCTGATTCAATGATAATATTCCCACTGCAATCAGTACCTGATTCAATGATAATATTTCCACTATAATCAGTACCCGATTCAATGATAATATTCCCACTATATTTAGTACCCGATTCAATGATAATATTCCCATTATATTCAGTACATGATTCAATGATAATATTCCCATTATATTCATTAACTGATTCAATGATAATATTCCCATTGTATTCATTACCTGATTCAATGATAATATTCCCACTGTATTCAGTACCTGATTCAATGATAATATTCCCACTATATTCAGTACCCGATTCAATGATAATAATCCCATTATATTCAGTACCAGATTCAATGATAAAATTCCCATTATATTCAGTACCTGATTCAATGATAAAATTCCTACTGTATTCAGTACCTGATTCAATTATAATATTCCCACTGTATTCAGTACCTGATTCAATGATGATATTCCCACTATATTCAGTACCTGATTCAATGATAATATTCCCACTATATTCAGTACCCGATTCAATGATAATAATCCCATTATATTCAGTACCTGATTCAATGATAAAATTCCCATTATATTCAGTACCTGATTCAATGATAAAATTCCTACTGTATTCAGTACCTGATTCAATTATAATATTCCCACTGTATTCAGTACCTGATTCAATGATGATATTCCCACTATATTCAGTACCCGATTCAATGATAATATTCCCATTTTATTCAGTACCTGATTCAATGATGATATTCTCAATATATTCAGTACCCGATTCAATGATAATATTCCCACTATATTCAGTACCTGATTCAATGATACTATTCCAATTATATTCAGTACCTGATTCAATATTGATGATATTCCCACTATATTCAGTACCCGATTCAATGATAATTATCCCATTTTATTCAGTACCTGATTCAATGAGAATATTCCAACTATATCCAGTACCCGATTCAATGGTTTTATTCCCACTATATTCAGTACCCGATTCCATGATAATATTTCCACTATATGCATTACAAAAATTCAATGATTATTTTCCCACCAATTTCAGTACCTGATTTAATGATGATATTCCCATTATATTCAGTACCTGATTCAATGATAATATTCTAATTATATTCAGTACCTGATTCAATGATAAAATTCCCATTATATTCAGTACATGATTCAATGATAATATTCCCATTTTATTCAGTACCTGATTCAATGATAATATTCCCAATATATTAAGTACCTGATTCAATGATAATATTCGCACTATTTCAGTACCTGATTCAATGATAATATTCCAATAATATTCAGTACCTGATTCAAAGAAAATATTCCAATTATATTCAGTACCTGATTCAATGATAACATTCCCATTGTATTTAGAACCTTCAACACGAGCCTACAGTGTGCTGATACAGTACTAGAAACCTGTCAGTTCGATCGGTCATTCTACCTATCACTCTTAGAACCGGAAATAGTGTTGGCATGGCAACAGTTCTGTAAAACAGGTAAGTGTTTGGTTTTTTTacctaaaaatgaaaaacaaaacaatacattatCTAACAGTTGTCGATCGTAGGCATACCTGGTCAAAGTTCTATCTATTACAGAAGTGAAGAGGATGCGTTATTTCCCTactattatttatatttatatttcttttccTCCATTTACGactttatgttttcattttaggTTGTTCTAATTTGGACCAGACAGTATCTGCTATCGAATCCTGCCTCAGTCATATCGACTCTTCCGATACTTCAGCACAATGTCAGTAAGTACTATTTGCATAACAGAGCAGAGAAGTTCTGGCAACATGCATGTGATTACATACGGTCCCACCGTGAAGCCAAGTTATGGTCTAccattttcattgcatatttttaCAGTGATATTAGTAATTACAAAGTGATTTCTGCAAATGGTTTCATTGACACAAATACAACGTGTACATTTCGAGTGCCAAATAATGTCATTTAAACATCCTACATGCTTGTCTGAGCctttgaattattttcaaagcttaattcatcaaaactgaaaggtttcaatagattgctatacaaaaaataacatgtcaataGTTTCCCCTGGTTATGGCGCATGTACTGTAACTTCAAGTATAATTAACAACTTTGACTCCATACATTGTAACACAACTCATGATCATGAGTAAATTTCAAATCATGTTAAAAtggatatattttcaaaatcaaaaacaaaaataacataaattcACATTCCTATTTTCAGAGCACATTGGAGGTTCAAGTCCTGTCTAGAACCGCACTCTGTTTGTCCCGAATTTTTGGATCTTCTGGAAATATTCAAGGCATCCTATACTTACGACATATTGGATACACAGTGTACTACCACCACttccaccaccaccaccacgaCCCCGGCACCTACCACAACTACCACTACCACAACCACTACTACCACACCGACCACTACCACTACACCGACCACCACTACACCTACCACCACTACAACACCTACCACAACCACCACACCCACCACAACTtcacccaccaccaccacacaagGTAAGAATAacggatgatgatgatgatgaatgttAAGTACCAGAGGTTAGCCTTGACCTACTTTTCAAGATGTGTTCTATTCAAATATGACAAGGTTCAGAATATGCATGACCTTGAAATACCACGTAAAAGACGTATAGTAAAATTCATGAGCTTATTCACGTCCTTTTTTATTAATACTTGCTGTATTCgaatgttttgtgttgtttttgcaTATTCTATTATCAAAATTTCTATTAATCCTAGAAATGCGAAATGGCGGCTGCATTTCTCAACCGAATCTTTAAATTTCCAACTAATTATAACCTTCATGTTTAACCCATTGGTCTAGTTTCCCGCTATCAGATTATAGGTGAGACTTGACATAAGGTCACTAAACAATCAAAGCTTAGTAACGGTCGAAAATATTCATTTGCAAGAATTGAACGTATGCTAAAATCTTATATTATAAACTTATATTGAGAAAATATGGAATTATGCTTAAAGgcatttaaatttcatttggAAGAAATGAAATTAGGATAAAGACAATTAATAATGCAATTATGATAAATGCATTTGACTTTCATAGAGAAGATATTAAATTAGGATCAAGGCATTTGATTTTTATGATTATGAAGAAATGATATTATGATAAATGCATTTAACTTTCATTGAGAAGAAATTAAATCATGATAAAGCCATTTGACCTTTTCGTAGAATTCTCTATATTACTCTACATTAATTTATCATGTCCTGTTTCCATCCCAGCGTTGCCACCGGTAAACATAGAAACTTGTTCAGCCGACAGTTTATGGAAACTTTTCGCCATGACAGAAAAATCTTTTAACCCAGAAGTCCTTACGTAAGTGAGAATATGGATTCATTAAAAACAGCTTTATAATCTTGTTACTGAGTTCATTGTACACAAAGTTATAACCCTATAACTAAAAATAAGGACGTGTGCATATCACTAGAAATAACATAAATCATTCTGCTTTCTTTCAGTAATTTATGTTGTATTATCACATGATGCCTTTTCTActgttgtattttttgttttgctaaGGATGTTTCACGTAAAACATCCTTATCGCAATGTGTTAATAGTGCAATCAGTTattgtaatatttctaatgtttcCAGGGACACCATATCGGCCGCTACTTGTTTGTGTAACACTGTGTCCGAAATGTGTAAACTATTCCGGGTGATGCACAATACGCCGAAACAAGtctacatattttgtaaatccACGGCCGCACGGACATGTGCGCGTGCAGGACCTAGAAGGGCGGGGATGAACTACACCACCCAGCTGGTGCAGAGTCAGTGTAGTAAGGAGGATGTGGTACATGTGGACGAAGGGGACGAATCGGGCTGTACGGGACACAACTACGGCATCATGCCGTGTAACCAAGGTAACGCACGTGTAATAGGCCTAGGGCTTTTGTGCTTCTAATGTACGCACAAGATAAAGAAGTTTGATTTCTTCTAATcttatttattgataaacaaaaatgtatttttccacATACGGATATGAGTGTTATAAGAAGTGACCATAAGGCCTATGTCATCAGACGACGAACAAACACAACTGAATggataaggggagataactccctGATGACAAAAAGCATTACATTAATCTTATTGATAGTTATGATTTAGCAATACAATTTtccattttgatattaaatCTTATTTGTTTTGTGATTATGTGTCCgaatatcaaaaatgaaattgattctAAATTATACTTTAAGACATATGCATTTGTCGACAATGGGTTTTATCCTGGAACCTTTTTAACATGTACTAGTTGCATTAGCCCTATACCCACTTGAATAATTcaatcatgaaataaaaacaaaaaatgatgacaaaggctaattatatagtaatacgaaatgtgtatatttaaatacagaACAAAATGTGATGCACAATGGTCTTATGACTCGATTTCAAATTTGAACATCATGGTCTCATGATGTTGCTGCTAATGAGTCGTGAAGATTTAATAGCTATTAAAATAAGTGAGACCTATTTACATCAAGCCCTTGATGAAACCAGCAGTGGTATACTctaaaatgttttattgcaacaatgaaattcattcacccctaaaattcATAATGAATGTGTCTT
The Argopecten irradians isolate NY chromosome 9, Ai_NY, whole genome shotgun sequence DNA segment above includes these coding regions:
- the LOC138332050 gene encoding uncharacterized protein, encoding MSQGATNTLALMKRSWDTVLLVSVLYIPFQFANVVDVPCNVREAETCSLNLQILNDEVTSSSMITSQTEELCRMSLLNTSYVQCYLTNMESCGGDRYQFIRVQYQDTRTDVDHVCTGVCSDYQNFPSCTNVIDTDVIIQNTKEYEKFCRTFNTSLQCADTVLETCQFDRSFYLSLLEPEIVLAWQQFCKTGCSNLDQTVSAIESCLSHIDSSDTSAQCQAHWRFKSCLEPHSVCPEFLDLLEIFKASYTYDILDTQCTTTTSTTTTTTPAPTTTTTTTTTTTTPTTTTTPTTTTPTTTTTPTTTTTPTTTSPTTTTQALPPVNIETCSADSLWKLFAMTEKSFNPEVLTDTISAATCLCNTVSEMCKLFRVMHNTPKQVYIFCKSTAARTCARAGPRRAGMNYTTQLVQSQCSKEDVVHVDEGDESGCTGHNYGIMPCNQGNTIGGVYAVVILTFLCILHVSL